The following coding sequences are from one Acipenser ruthenus chromosome 7, fAciRut3.2 maternal haplotype, whole genome shotgun sequence window:
- the LOC117414620 gene encoding elongation factor 1-gamma-like, which produces MKVLDMFQHLERLRKNGFAIMAVFGKDGDDSISGVWLFRGQQLAFEDCDVSQLCDDWKVDYGSYSWRKLDPDGEESKTLMKEYLCWEGEFKHVGKPFNQGKIFK; this is translated from the exons ATGAAGGTCTTGGACATGTTCCAACATCTGGAGCGGCTTCGCAAGAATGGCTTTGCCATCATGGCTGTCTTCGGGAAGGACGGAGATGACTCCATCTCTGGGGTCTGGCTCTTCAGAGGACAGCAGCTGGCGTTTGAG GATTGTGATGTTTCTCAGCTCTGCGATGACTGGAAGGTGGATTACGGCTCGTATTCCTGGAGGAAGCTGGACCCTGACGGCGAGGAGTCCAAGACCCTGATGAAGGAGTACCTATGTTGGGAGGGAGAGTTTAAACACGTGGGCAAGCCCTTCAACCAGGGCAAGATCTTCAAGTAA
- the LOC117415429 gene encoding neuroblast differentiation-associated protein AHNAK-like — protein sequence MTDEVLSRIASIPGKVYDSTGFAKIFRCDRESEESHIFIKDRESVVGEVKDTEQAAHSERPASTIHPLHHPGTREEPESQERVAQKEKLHAELKQVLNLKRSLQKQTSHPSLRSMDVPVEGSLTQKEEVKLSKLVEVVVETEPEAGATGFSVSGGGNKGIFVKDVLKDSPAAKALSLREGDQLLSARVYFENVKYEDALKILQCAENYKVSYLLKRTVPGANISVSPSKGSLDIKGPKAKMPKLSVKSITPMKKKKKKGKASVKLSGGTSLPAGAEFNVGGTPAKLELSPVDVEFAFPKFSKLKKTGKAATGGDMGLEAQPGAAIPWRKKRRIKFPRMRVKDAAMAQVDVSGETPGGSIAVTPSKGKLEMDVPEAKLKTKGKSPKFGIFFPKTKKAKVDVSLPKVDVDIKTPEAKFKPPRVELDISIPTGKADITVPKPELEGKEEVKFKSPKLELDFGLPSGKAEVPEVEIKGPAKDEIRLPKVRLDISLPAGKADVPKPEVSVKGPKVDIKGGIEAPDGKVKGEGFKIKMPKFGISSQTSDLEGPAVEWDLDVESPEGKLKMPKVKLPKIGISLPSDEFEGCVSAPRGEVDIEGPDGKHKGRLKMPSISIAAPNVDIDFSLPKGKAEMEADWKMPAAEGTVEAGMKSPGGSGATDYAEAKVSVPKADVKGPKAEVKVGKMEVELPDVKFKGPKMKMPSFGISSPKMKGEGSLPETEVLNESAEGKMKLPKIPSIDISLPVPDLDLNLPLGKGTGPGAEIKGDVDTRSRGSRERLDMKLKKPKIYFPKFGLSGKEKESGADIHISTPKVDVKEPKIDIQGIEIEGPSAKGAKINMPKIDLSLPKIKSPEAELDIHGMDIEGSRSKGGKITMPEIDLSLPKMKPPKVELDVHGIEVEGPSAKGAKISMPKIDLSLPKMKSPEAELDIHGMDIEGSGSKGGKITMPEIDLSLPKMKSPKVELDVHGIEVEGPSAKGAKISMPKIDLSLPKMKSPEAELDIHGMDIEGSRSKGGKITMPEIDLSLPKMKPPKVELDVHGIEVEGPSAKGAKISMPKIDLSLPKMKSPEAELDIHGMDIEGSGSKGGKITMPKIDLSLPKMKSPKVEFDVHGIEVEGPSAKGAKISMPKIDLSLPKMKSPEAELDSHGMDIEGSAAKGGKITMPKIDLSLPKMKSPKIELDVHAIEVEGPSAKGAKISMPKIDLSLPKMKSPDAELDIHGMDIEGSGSKGGKITMPNIDLSLPKMKSPEAELDVQGMDIEGSGFKGGKITVPKMDLSLPKIKFPEGDVSVPEGKIKVKGTKVEGDETDARLNMSSVKMPAIDIDMPKIDLDLGFLKTDAHVEGGGKVPEHPGAGGNFEGPDIHLKMPKISLPKFGIKGSEGDADVDLDLKGQVKPPKAEIKGTDIGDPKVKGPGITMSTFGITFGKGKEAEIDIKAPKGKRDISSPELETGIKPPKVKAALKGPGLEAEGIDAKLKLPTVKMPSFDISVPKLPDVNFDIKMPKGKAEASVEGDISGQSLSAKGPDIEIKMPKLPTFSKGKGEVEIEAPEIDVEGPDGKLTGPKLKKPTFGISFPKGKSGEACLEGELDVSRPTLKAPEVKVKAPKGKLEVTRPDVDIDMKGGKVKLPTVKLPSVDISSPKVDIDFGLPKAKGNDKEQIGLFKAEGDRPSSGASFDVPDVSLKMPKFSLPKFGGKAKAGAVDLEVPKAEVKVTPPKINVEGRAPSVESDVDGKAKGKEGKMKMPRIKMPSFGISKKEGEITVCCPEIDTRVKKGKVEIEAPEVELEGPEGKVKTQNKFAKFKMSSPKGKVPEAEAKVDTRFSGKGGFEAPDVTLKMPKMSMPKFGSKSANIDLGTPDADLEGKGKIKMPALEISLPAVKQPEVGLLPKAEVDVSEADIKGYEGDLKIPKMPTIDFSAPKIELDISFSKANMGASVDSDAGIKADIDKGFEGSDFKLKMPKISLPTFGISGSKEQDIELDMRGAKSDISNQAEIKTPELHISTPKATIDTPDYEIEDGDGKLKMPKIKMPKVDISLPKGKTGEADMSLTEGKVRIEEPDFDGDGESKFKLPSFGLPKFSSPTVKAPELDLEFNLGKPKHETEITGPHIKGPKIEGMGPHGDTEGEFKMKGPKIKMPKVEISGPVLKGADVEIDAGLPKAEKEKGKIEIKPPKIEGSIDISSKEIKGPKVKGTEFKIGMPKRKVEVDAGLEADMKKTDIDEEGAGGRFKIKMPKFGMSKGKVEAPELETSVDIEGGDSSFKMPQISLPDVGFSSSKGGDADAGVDISLPKAELDLKKDIKVEGPKAEGKIKVDAPEGHLKMPKFKMPSIGISVSKDQGEGEAEFTAKGNLEGKTKKHHFKMPGVEISATKVKADGQDGELGLVLPEDKEEIKLKMPKISMPSVGFSDSKDKEASVESITPEDDSKGEGFKIKMPKFGISSKTYDHEGPAVEADLDVEGPEGKLKMPKVKLPKIGISCPSGEFEGGTDVSAPRGEVDIEGPEGKRKGGLKMPSINIAAPKVDLDFSLSKGKDEADLKMPEPEGTAEASMKGPGVEIKMPKVTFPKFGGSGVTGDAESLPKGVGVGGKTKVDVKDQKVDIKAPKVEIKAPKVEIKAPEVEVGGPELDTDKKSKVKIPKFGIELPKLTEPQAEIDVSAPDAKVKVKGPEIKGKDSEVPSKSGETDGKYEGPKMPKVKKAVFVFVKPKTNGSSTSLSESEGSVGSAEAKIRMPKIKMKPTFGKSQSTTKGVKVKGEADGDEGEGKGEWKTKSGKIKLPKVNFSPGKTGSFDVTLNGSGGKKSEGSGPHVNGESEPTFQNGSQEDKAKFGKLKLPKIEFSSPYTKGAEGDAEMSMKPGKTEEPSGDDGEGKGMKFKSPKITFPGFKKKGKGEEEKPGTLVSSTARTEMALLESGDKITTESSAKPKVSIDFVSGRSKGEYTVESSASATCSESGGVPTLRGVQGVDEQKTEGKEKSPKFRLPKFSLSPRSKGILEISSEGSPQGSRDSLQQTRGAESSGGFKIQMPRLGFKTSQEVHTTEEQTVTVEEGGVVVGSKTLKHTATASMTERSTTI from the exons ATGACCGACGAAGTCCTCTCCCGCATTGCAAGCATTCCTGGAAAGGTCTACGATTCCACGGGTTTCGCTAAAATATTCC GCTGTGACAGAGAATCAGAGGAAAGCCACATTTTTATCAAGGACCGGGAATCAGTG GTTGGCGAGGTAAAGGATACAGAGCAAGCTGCCCACTCAGAGAGACCTGCATCCACCATCCATCCCCTTCACCACCCCGGCACTCGCGAGGAACCAGAGAGCCAGGAGAGAGTG GCCCAGAAGGAGAAACTCCATGCAGAGTTGAAGCAGGTCTTGAATCTTAAAAGAAGCCTTCAAAAACAAACTTCCCATCCATCACTAAGGAGCATGGACGTACCAGTGGAGGGCAGCTTAACACAG AAGGAGGAGGTGAAGCTGTCCAAGCTGGTGGAAGTGGTGGTGGAGACGGAGCCCGAGGCAGGAGCCACTGGTTTCAGTGTATCAGGAGGAGGCAACAAGGGTATCTTCGTGAAGGATGTGCTCAAAGACTCACCGGCCGCCAAAGCCCTCAGCCTCAGAGAAG GAGATCAGCTGCTCAGTGCCAGAGTCTACTTCGAGAATGTGAAGTATGAAGACGCTCTGAAGATCCTACAGTGTGCTGAGAACTACAAGGTGTCCTACTTACTGAAGCGCACTGTCCCCGGAGCCAACATCAGTGTGTCCCCAAGCAAAGGCAGCCTTGACATTAAGGGACCCAAAGCCAAGATGCCCAAACTG AGTGTCAAAAGCATCACACccatgaagaaaaagaaaaagaagggcAAGGCCAGCGTTAAGCTCAGCGGTGGCACCTCCCTTCCAGCAGGGGCAGAGTTTAACGTAGGGGGAACGCCGGCCAAGTTGGAACTGAGTCCAGTTGACGTTGAGTTTGCCTTTCCTAAATTCTCCAAGCTCAAAAAGACAGGGAAGGCAGCCACAGGGGGTGACATGGGTTTAGAAGCACAACCTGGTGCTGCGATCCCATGGCGAAAGAAGCGAAGGATCAAATTCCCGAGAATGAGAGTCAAAGACGCTGCCATGGCTCAAGTTGATGTGAGTGGGGAGACACCAGGGGGATCAATAGCTGTGACACCGTCGAAGGGCAAATTAGAAATGGATGTCCCAGAAGCTAAACTCAAGACCAAAGGAAAGTCACCAAAGTTTGGGATCTTCTTTCCGAAAACCAAGAAAGCCAAAGTAGATGTGAGCCTGCCGAAAGTTGATGTTGATATAAAAACCCCTGAGGCCAAGTTTAAACCCCCAAGAGTAGAGCTCGATATCAGTATACCAACTGGGAAAGCAGACATCACAGTACCTAAACCAGAACTGGAAGGCAAAGAAGAAGTCAAATTTAAATCACCCAAACTTGAACTTGATTTTGGGTTGCCATCAGGGAAAGCAGAAGTTCCAGAAGTAGAAATCAAAGGGCCGGCCAAAGATGAAATTAGATTACCCAAAGTGAGACTAGATATCAGCTTGCCAGCTGGGAAGGCTGATGTCCCAAAGCCAGAAGTGAGTGTGAAAGGTCCCAAGGTGGATATCAAAGGAGGCATTGAAGCCCCAGATGGCAAAGTGAAAGgagaaggttttaaaatcaagatGCCCAAGTTTGGGATCTCCTCACAAACATCTGACCTCGAGGGTCCTGCAGTGGAATGGGACCTTGATGTGGAAAGCCCAGAAGGTAAGCTGAAGATGCCTAAAGTGAAACTCCCCAAAATAGGCATTTCTCTCCCCTCGGATGAATTTGAAGGTTGTGTTTCCGCACCTAGAGGTGAGGTGGACATAGAGGGTCCAGATGGGAAACACAAAGGCAGACTAAAGATGCCATCAATAAGCATTGCAGCCCCCAATGTAGATATAGATTTCAGTTTGCCAAAGGGGAAAGCTGAGATGGAAGCAGATTGGAAGATGCCAGCAGCTGAGGGAACCGTAGAAGCTGGCATGAAGAGCCCCGGTGGCTCAGGAGCCACAGATTATGCTGAAGCTAAAGTGTCTGTTCCAAAAGCGGATGTCAAAGGTCCGAAAGCTGAAGTAAAGGTAGGGAAAATGGAAGTGGAATTGCCTGATGTTAAATTTAAAGGACCTAAGATGAAGATGCCTTCATTTGGAATTTCTTCACCAAAAATGAAAGGGGAGGGTTCTCTACCCGAAACTGAGGTCCTTAATGAAAGTGCAGAAGGAAAGATGAAGCTGCCTAAAATACCTTCCATAGACATTTCATTGCCAGTCCCAGATTTAGACTTAAACCTTCCACTGGGTAAAGGAACTGGACCTGGAGCTGAAATAAAAGGTGATGTAGATACCAGAAGCCGTGGCAGTAGAGAACGACTGGACATGAAGCTGAAAAAGCCTAAAATATATTTTCCGAAATTTGGCCTGTCTGGGAAAGAGAAAGAGTCAGGAGCAGATATTCACATCTCCACTCCCAAAGTAGATGTCAAGGAACCAAAGATTGATATACAAGGTATTGAAATAGAAGGACCCTCAGCTAAGGGGGCAAAGATAAACATGCCTAAAATTGACCTTTCCCTACCAAAAATAAAATCACCAGAAGCAGAGTTGGATATTCATGGAATGGACATAGAAGGCTCTAGATCTAAAGGAGGAAAAATAACCATGCCGGAAATTGACCTTTCCCTTCCAAAAATGAAACCACCCAAAGTAGAATTGGATGTCCATGGAATTGAAGTTGAAGGTCCTTCAGCTAAGGGGGCAAAGATAAGCATGCCTAAAATTGACCTTTCCCTACCAAAAATGAAATCACCAGAAGCAGAGTTGGATATTCATGGAATGGACATAGAAGGCTCTGGATCTAAAGGAGGAAAAATAACCATGCCGGAAATTGACCTTTCCCTTCCAAAAATGAAATCCCCCAAAGTAGAATTGGATGTCCATGGAATTGAAGTCGAAGGTCCTTCAGCTAAAGGGGCAAAGATAAGCATGCCTAAAATTGACCTTTCCCTACCAAAAATGAAATCACCAGAAGCAGAGTTGGATATTCATGGAATGGACATAGAAGGCTCTAGATCTAAAGGAGGAAAAATAACCATGCCGGAAATTGACCTTTCCCTTCCAAAAATGAAACCACCCAAAGTAGAATTGGATGTCCATGGAATTGAAGTTGAAGGTCCTTCAGCTAAGGGGGCAAAGATAAGCATGCCTAAAATTGACCTTTCCCTACCAAAAATGAAATCACCAGAAGCAGAGTTGGATATTCATGGAATGGACATAGAAGGCTCTGGATCTAAAGGAGGAAAAATAACCATGCCGAAAATTGACCTTTCCCTTCCAAAAATGAAATCCCCCAAAGTAGAATTTGATGTCCATGGAATTGAAGTTGAAGGTCCTTCAGCTAAAGGGGCAAAGATAAGCATGCCTAAAATTGACCTTTCCCTACCAAAAATGAAATCACCAGAAGCAGAATTGGATAGTCATGGAATGGACATAGAAGGCTCTGCTGCTAAAGGAGGAAAAATAACTATGCCGAAAATTGACCTTTCCCTTCCAAAAATGAAATCCCCCAAAATAGAATTGGATGTCCATGCAATTGAAGTTGAAGGTCCTTCAGCTAAGGGGGCAAAGATAAGCATGCCTAAAATTGACCTTTCCCTACCAAAAATGAAATCACCAGATGCAGAGTTGGATATTCATGGAATGGACATAGAAGGCTCTGGATCTAAAGGAGGAAAAATAACTATGCCAAATATTGACCTTTCCTTACCAAAAATGAAATCGCCTGAAGCAGAATTAGATGTGCAAGGAATGGACATTGAAGGCTCTGGATTTAAGGGAGGAAAAATAACTGTGCCAAAAATGGACCTTTCCCTTCCAAAAATTAAATTCCCTGAGGGGGACGTTTCAGTGCCGGAAGGTAAAATAAAGGTGAAAGGGACCAAAGTAGAAGGTGACGAGACAGATGCAAGACTTAATATGTCATCTGTCAAAATGCCAGCCATTGATATTGACATGCCAAAGATAGACCTCGATTTAGGCTTCTTGAAGACTGACGCACACGTGGAGGGGGGTGGAAAAGTTCCTGAGCATCCCGGAGCTGGAGGAAACTTTGAAGGTCCTGACATCCACTTGAAAATGCCCAAAATTTCTCTACCGAAATTTGGGATCAAGGGCAGTGAAGGCGATGCTGATGTTGATCTTGACCTGAAAGGACAAGTCAAACCCCCAAAAGCTGAAATAAAAGGAACAGATATCGGAGATCCCAAAGTGAAAGGACCTGGAATAACAATGTCCACATTCGGGATTACTTTTGGCAAAGGCAAAGAAGCCGAGATTGATATTAAAGCACCCAAAGGAAAGAGAGACATCAGTAGCCCAGAACTGGAGACTGGTATAAAACCCCCAAAAGTCAAAGCTGCTTTGAAAGGGCCTGGCCTTGAAGCTGAAGGTATAGATGCTAAGTTAAAGCTCCCGACTGTCAAGATGCCATCATTTGATATCTCAGTCCCCAAACTGCCGGATGTTAATTTTGACATTAAAATGCCAAAGGGTAAGGCTGAAGCATCTGTTGAAGGAGACATCAGTGGTCAATCACTAAGTGCCAAAGGTCCTGACATTGAGATTAAAATGCCAAAGCTTCCCACGTTCAGTAAAGGAAAGGGTGAGGTTGAGATTGAAGCCCCCGAGATTGATGTTGAAGGTCCAGATGGAAAACTGACAGGACCTAAGCTGAAGAAGCCTACATTTGGTATTTCTTTTCCCAAAGGCAAATCCGGAGAAGCTTGCCTTGAAGGTGAGCTTGATGTTTCTAGACCAACCTTGAAAGCTCCTGAAGTCAAGGTGAAGGCTCCCAAAGGGAAACTTGAAGTTACAAGACCTGATGTGGATATAGACATGAAAGGCGGAAAAGTCAAGTTACCCACTGTGAAACTTCCCTCTGTTGACATTTCCTCCCCAAAAGTGGACATCGACTTTGGCTTGCCCAAAGCAAAGGGGAATGACAAGGAGCAGATTGGACTGTTCAAGGCTGAAGGAGATAGGCCATCCTCAGGAGCGAGTTTTGATGTCCCGGATGTGTCCCTGAAAATGCCAAAGTTCTCCCTTCCCAAATTTGGGGGCAAGGCAAAGGCAGGTGCTGTTGATCTAGAGGTTCCCAAAGCAGAGGTTAAAGTTACCCCtccaaaaataaatgttgaaggCAGAGCTCCATCTGTAGAGTCTGATGTTGATGGGAAGGCAAAAGGGAAAGAAGGGAAGATGAAGATGCCGAGAATCAAAATGCCTTCTTTCGGCATATCCAAAAAGGAAGGAGAAATTACAGTCTGCTGCCCAGAGATTGATACTAGGGTCAAAAAAGGAAAAGTGGAAATCGAGGCACCTGAAGTTGAGCTGGAAGGTCCAGAGGGTaaagtaaaaacacaaaataaattcgCTAAATTTAAAATGTCATCACCGAAAGGCAAAGTGCCGGAAGCTGAAGCCAAAGTAGATACCAGGTTTAGTGGGAAAGGTGGCTTTGAAGCACCAGACGTGACACTCAAAATGCCTAAGATGTCAATGCCTAAGTTTGGATCCAAAAGTGCCAATATTGACCTTGGTACACCAGATGCAGACTTGGAAGGCAAAGGAAAGATCAAAATGCCAGCTCTTGAAATTTCCCTGCCAGCTGTAAAGCAACCAGAGGTGGGGTTGTTACCGAAAGCAGAGGTAGATGTCTCTGAAGCAGACATCAAAGGATATGAAGGTGATCTGAAGATACCCAAAATGCCAACCATTGACTTCTCAGCCCCCAAAATTGAACTTGATATCAGCTTTTCTAAAGCCAATATGGGTGCCTCCGTTGATTCTGATGCAGGCATCAAGGCTGACATTGACAAAGGCTTTGAGGGATCTGATTTCAAGCTGAAAATGCCCAAGATAAGCTTACCTACATTTGGCATATCTGGTTCCAAGGAACAGGACATTGAACTAGACATGAGAGGAGCCAAATCAGACATCTCCAATCAGGCAGAGATCAAAACACCAGAGCTTCATATCTCCACACCAAAAGCTACTATAGACACACCAGACTATGAAATTGAGGATGGAGATGGCAAGCTGAAGATGCCCAAAATCAAAATGCCAAAAGTGGACATATCCTTGCCTAAGGGCAaaacaggagaagcagacatgTCTCTTACCGAAGGCAAGGTCAGAATTGAGGAACCTGATTTTGATGGAGATGGGGAAAGCAAATTTAAGTTACCGTCTTTTGGACTGCCAAAGTTTTCTAGTCCCACGGTGAAGGCTCCGGAACTTGACCTTGAATTCAATTTGGGGAAACCCAAACATGAGACTGAGATCACTGGCCCACACATAAAGGGGCCAAAGATTGAAGGTATGGGTCCTCATGGTGATACAGAAGGAGAGTTCAAAATGAAGGGGCCAAAGATTAAGATGCCCAAAGTAGAAATATCAGGTCCAGTACTCAAAGGTGCGGATGTTGAGATTGATGCAGGTCTTCCAAAAGCTGAGAAGGAGAAAGGGAAAATTGAGATTAAGCCTCCAAAAATAGAAGGAAGCATTGATATCTCCAGCAAGGAAATAAAGGGGCCAAAAGTAAAAGGTACAGAGTTTAAAATCGGGATGCCGAAAAGAAAAGTGGAAGTAGATGCTGGATTAGAAGCAGACATGAAAAAAACTGACATTGATGAAGAAGGAGCAGGGGGGAGATTTAAAATCAAAATGCCGAAATTTGGAATGTCCAAGGGCAAGGTTGAAGCTCCCGAGTTGGAAACCAGTGTTGACATTGAGGGAGGGGACAGCAGTTTCAAAATGCCCCAAATTTCTTTACCAGATGTGGGCTTTTCTTCTTCCAAAGGGGGAGATGCTGATGCAGGGGTAGACATATCTCTTCCCAAGGCAGAATTAGATTTGAAAAAAGACATCAAAGTCGAGGGTCCCAAAGCAGAAGGTAAAATTAAAGTTGATGCTCCAGAGGGTCACCTTAAAATGCCCAAGTTTAAGATGCCTTCAATTGGAATTTCAGTATCCAAAGACCAAGGAGAAGGAGAGGCTGAATTCACTGCCAAAGGTAACTTGGaagggaaaacaaaaaagcatcattttaaaatgcctgGTGTGGAAATTTCAGCCACCAAAGTCAAAGCAGATGGACAAGATGGTGAGCTAGGGCTTGTCCTTCCAGAGGACAAGGAGGAAATAAAGCTGAAAATGCCAAAGATCTCAATGCCCTCTGTTGGTTTCTCAGACTCTAAGGACAAAGAGGCATCTGTAGAGTCGATCACCCCAGAAGATGATAGCAAAGGAGAAGGCTTTAAAATCAAGATGCCCAAGTTTGGGATCTCCTCAAAAACATATGACCACGAAGGTCCTGCAGTGGAAGCGGACCTTGATGTGGAAGGTCCAGAAGGCAAGCTGAAGATGCCTAAAGTGAAACTCCCCAAAATAGGGATTTCTTGCCCCTCAGGTGAATTTGAAGGAGGCACTGATGTTTCCGCACCTAGAGGTGAGGTGGACATAGAGGGTCCAGAGGGAAAACGTAAAGGCGGACTAAAGATGCCATCAATAAACATTGCAGCCCCCAAAGTAGATCTAGATTTCAGTTTGTCAAAGGGGAAAGACGAGGCAGATTTGAAGATGCCAGAACCTGAGGGAACCGCAGAAGCTAGCATGAAAGGCCCCGGTGTTGAGATAAAAATGCCCAAAGTGACATTTCCAAAATTTGGGGGCTCAGGAGTCACAGGGGATGCTGAATCTCTCCCAAAAGGGGTTGGCGTAGGTGGCAAAACAAAAGTTGATGTTAAAGACCAGAAAGTTGACATCAAAGCACCAAAAGTAGAAATCAAAGCACCAAAAGTAGAAATCAAAGCACCAGAGGTGGAAGTAGGCGGTCCAGAGTTGGATACAGATAAGAAGTCAAAAGTTAAAATACCAAAGTTTGGAATTGAATTGCCCAAACTCACTGAACCTCAAGCAGAGATTGATGTTTCAGCACCAGATGCCAAAGTTAAAGTGAAAGGACCTGAAATCAAAGGCAAGGACAGTGAAGTGCCTTCTAAATCAGGAGAGACTGATGGCAAATATGAAGGTCCCAAGATGCCCAAGGTCAAAaaggctgtgtttgtttttgttaaacccaAAACTAATGGATCTTCTACCAGTCTTTCGGAGAGTGAGGGGAGTGTGGGTTCTGCTGAAGCCAAAATCAGAATGCCCAAGATTAAAATGAAGCCAACATTCGGAAAGTCTCAATCCACTACAAAAGGGGTGAAAGTGAAGGGAGAAGCTGATGGGGATGAGGGAGAAGGAAAAGGAGAGTGGAAAACAAAGTCAGGCAAAATCAAGCTCCCCAAGGTAAACTTCTCTCCAGGGAAAACCGGTTCCTTTGACGTCACTCTGAATGGATCGGGCGGAAAGAAAAGCGAGGGATCTGGACCTCATGTCAATGGAGAGAGCGAGCCCACATTTCAGAATGGATCCCAGGAAGACAAAGCCAAATTTGGGAAGCTCAAGCTGCCGAAAATCGAGTTCTCTTCTCCGTATACCAAAGGGGCCGAGGGGGATGCTGAAATGAGCATGAAGCCGGGCAAAACCGAGGAACCATCCGGAGATGATGGCGAAGGCAAAGGGATGAAGTTCAAGTCTCCCAAGATAACCTTTCCCGGCTTTAAAAAGAAGGGAAAGGGTGAAGAGGAGAAGCCTGGCACTCTGGTTTCTTCTACTGCCAGGACTGAAATGGCTTTGCTGGAATCAGGAGACAAGATAACCACAGAGTCCTCTGCCAAACCCAAAGTGTCTATAGACTTTGTCTCAGGCAGATCCAAAGGGGAGTACACAGTGGAGAGCAGCGCGTCAGCTACTTGCAGTGAATCAGGTGGGGTGCCCACTCTCAGGGGTGTCCAAGGAGTCgatgaacaaaaaacagaaggaaaagaGAAATCCCCCAAGTTTAGGCTCCCCAAGTTCTCCCTCAGCCCCAGGTCCAAGGGGATCCTTGAAATCTCATCAGAGGGGTCTCCCCAGGGAAGCAGGGATTCATTGCAGCAAACAAGAGGGGCCGAATCCTCCGGTGGTTTCAAGATCCAGATGCCCAGGCTTGGGTTCAAAACGAGCCAGGAAGTACACACTACGGAAGAGCAGACCGTGACAGTGGAGGAGGGTGGCGTAGTGGTGGGGTCAAAAACACTGAAGCACACAGCAACAGCATCAATGACTGAGAGATCCACAACCATTTAA